In Meiothermus sp. QL-1, one DNA window encodes the following:
- a CDS encoding heavy-metal-associated domain-containing protein, producing the protein MVVLEIEGMSCQNCVRHVMEALKRVPGVVRVEVSLEPGQARVEGQAAPEALVRAVEEEGYRARVA; encoded by the coding sequence ATGGTTGTCCTGGAGATTGAGGGCATGAGCTGCCAGAACTGCGTGCGGCATGTGATGGAGGCGCTGAAGAGGGTACCCGGGGTGGTGCGGGTGGAGGTCTCGCTCGAGCCGGGCCAGGCCCGGGTGGAGGGGCAGGCAGCCCCTGAGGCCCTGGTGCGGGCGGTGGAGGAGGAGGGCTACAGGGCCCGGGTGGCCTGA
- a CDS encoding SDR family oxidoreductase: MRLSGKVVVVTGGGSGIGRALVLQLLGKGAQVAAVDINEKALQETMALAQGSKQLSTHVANIAEQEAVEALPAEVVVRHGVVDALINNAGIIQPFVRLQDLGYEAIERVMRVNFYGTLYMTKAFLPHLLARPEAHIVNISSMGGFLPVPGQSLYGASKAAVKLLTEGLYAELLGTSVRVTVVFPGAVATGIAAHSGVEVASAGRRPAIQPLAPEEAARRILAGVERDRFRVLVGPDARLMDLLYRLAPAWATRFIRRQMGALLER; the protein is encoded by the coding sequence ATGAGACTCTCGGGCAAGGTCGTGGTGGTAACAGGCGGGGGCAGCGGCATCGGCCGAGCTCTGGTGCTTCAGCTTCTGGGCAAGGGGGCACAGGTGGCGGCGGTGGACATCAACGAAAAAGCCCTTCAGGAGACCATGGCGCTGGCGCAGGGTTCTAAACAGCTTTCCACCCATGTCGCCAACATCGCCGAGCAGGAGGCGGTGGAGGCATTGCCCGCTGAGGTGGTGGTCCGGCATGGGGTTGTGGACGCTCTTATCAACAACGCAGGTATCATCCAGCCCTTCGTGCGGCTACAGGATTTGGGGTATGAGGCCATCGAACGGGTGATGCGGGTCAACTTCTACGGTACCCTTTACATGACCAAGGCTTTTCTGCCCCATCTCCTGGCCCGCCCCGAGGCCCACATCGTGAACATTTCGAGCATGGGTGGTTTTCTTCCCGTGCCAGGCCAGAGCCTCTACGGGGCCTCCAAGGCTGCGGTGAAGCTTCTGACCGAAGGGCTATATGCCGAGCTTCTAGGCACCTCGGTGCGGGTTACCGTGGTCTTTCCAGGGGCGGTGGCCACCGGCATAGCCGCGCACTCGGGGGTGGAGGTGGCTTCAGCCGGCAGGCGCCCTGCTATCCAGCCCCTGGCCCCTGAGGAGGCGGCTCGGCGTATTCTGGCTGGGGTAGAGCGGGACCGTTTCCGGGTGCTGGTGGGGCCGGATGCCCGGCTGATGGACCTTCTTTACCGCCTGGCCCCGGCCTGGGCCACCCGCTTTATAAGGCGGCAGATGGGGGCCCTTCTGGAACGCTAG
- a CDS encoding D-alanine--D-alanine ligase family protein, translated as MSRLRILLIAGGPPGEHEVSLASARGVLAAMPHPTELAVIAKDGRWCLGDEAEKALLAGVAEQGFHPFPPPIAWNSYDVVFPLLHGRWGEDGCLQGFLELLGRPYVGAGVLCSGLCMDKDLGKRVLQQAGIPVVPWVTLRQREPLPELPFPPPYFVKPANTGSSVGISKVRSPAELPPALDKAFAWDRKVLIEQGVEGVRELEVGLLGNLEVQASVVGEITYQAEFYDYETKYTPGKARLLLPAAIDPALSIRIQHLAQSAYRLLGGRGMARVDFFLSPQGELYLNELNTIPGFTPTSMYPKLWEASGLAYPALLDRLVRLALES; from the coding sequence ATGAGTAGGTTACGCATCTTACTCATTGCCGGGGGGCCTCCCGGCGAGCACGAGGTCTCCCTGGCCTCGGCGCGAGGGGTCCTCGCCGCCATGCCCCACCCTACCGAGCTGGCAGTAATAGCCAAGGACGGGCGGTGGTGCTTAGGCGATGAGGCAGAGAAGGCCCTCCTGGCAGGGGTGGCCGAACAGGGCTTCCACCCCTTTCCCCCTCCCATCGCCTGGAACAGCTACGATGTGGTCTTTCCCCTTCTGCACGGCAGGTGGGGGGAGGATGGCTGTTTGCAGGGTTTTTTAGAGCTGCTGGGCCGGCCCTACGTGGGGGCTGGGGTGCTCTGCTCGGGGCTTTGCATGGACAAGGACCTGGGCAAGCGGGTTCTGCAGCAGGCCGGCATTCCGGTCGTACCCTGGGTCACCCTCCGCCAAAGAGAACCCCTGCCCGAGCTGCCCTTTCCGCCCCCCTACTTCGTCAAGCCCGCCAACACCGGTTCTTCAGTCGGCATCTCCAAGGTCAGAAGCCCCGCCGAGCTGCCCCCCGCGCTGGATAAGGCCTTTGCCTGGGACCGCAAGGTGCTCATCGAGCAAGGGGTGGAGGGGGTGCGGGAGCTCGAGGTGGGGCTTTTGGGCAACCTGGAGGTCCAGGCCAGCGTGGTGGGGGAGATCACCTACCAGGCCGAATTCTACGACTACGAGACCAAGTACACCCCGGGCAAGGCCCGCCTGCTCCTGCCCGCAGCCATCGACCCCGCTCTCTCGATTCGCATCCAGCACCTGGCCCAGAGCGCCTACCGCCTTCTGGGCGGGCGGGGCATGGCCCGGGTAGACTTCTTCCTTTCCCCCCAGGGCGAGCTCTACCTGAACGAGCTCAACACCATCCCGGGCTTCACCCCCACCAGCATGTACCCCAAGCTGTGGGAGGCCTCGGGCCTGGCCTACCCTGCCCTGCTCGACCGGCTGGTCCGGCTGGCGCTGGAAAGCTAG
- a CDS encoding glycogen synthase → MRVAFVASEAFPLAKVGGLADVVGSLPQALRRLGVEPTVFLPWYWGIEAYYVGEVGFRFAGKEERAGIGHAEHRGVRYVLLGLGDFARDRVYGYPDDFRRFVRFALAVAELLRDFEVVHAHDWQAALLPLLRNLGWFSGRTVYTIHNLAYQGVWNPEEFYAWTGLPGETYYGAGLEHHGSVNLMKAGIVNADAVTTVSPRYAWEITTPEGGEGLDGVLRAHQGKLRGILNGLDTEYWNPATDPYLPFNYDANNLLGKTRNKSALKAELGLEDRPTLGVVSRFVYQKGIDLIAQAVEGLLDLGVNLVVLGSGEAELEHTFSRLSAQHRGRLAYVQGYHEALAHRIYAGADAFLMPSRFEPCGLAQLIAMRYGTPPIVRAVGGLLDTVRHWETGFMFETADAGGILHGVREFLKHPDLEAVARSAMRQDFSWENPARAYQHLYQRLLGQPA, encoded by the coding sequence ATGAGGGTGGCCTTCGTGGCCTCGGAGGCCTTCCCCTTGGCCAAGGTGGGGGGGTTGGCCGACGTGGTGGGCAGCCTGCCCCAGGCCCTGCGGCGGCTGGGGGTGGAGCCCACCGTCTTCCTGCCCTGGTACTGGGGCATCGAGGCCTACTATGTGGGCGAGGTCGGCTTCCGCTTCGCCGGGAAAGAGGAGCGGGCCGGTATCGGGCATGCCGAGCATCGCGGGGTGCGGTACGTGCTTTTGGGCCTGGGCGACTTTGCCCGGGACCGGGTCTACGGCTACCCCGACGACTTTCGCCGCTTCGTGCGCTTCGCTTTGGCAGTGGCCGAGCTCTTGCGCGACTTCGAGGTGGTGCACGCCCACGACTGGCAGGCGGCTTTGCTTCCCCTGCTGCGCAACTTGGGCTGGTTTTCCGGCCGCACGGTCTACACCATCCACAACCTGGCCTACCAGGGGGTGTGGAACCCAGAGGAGTTCTATGCCTGGACGGGCCTCCCGGGCGAGACCTACTATGGGGCAGGCCTGGAGCACCATGGCTCGGTCAACCTGATGAAGGCCGGCATCGTCAACGCCGATGCGGTGACCACGGTTTCGCCCCGGTACGCCTGGGAGATCACCACCCCCGAGGGGGGCGAGGGGCTGGATGGGGTGCTCCGGGCCCACCAGGGCAAGCTCAGGGGCATTCTGAACGGCCTGGACACCGAGTACTGGAACCCCGCCACCGACCCCTACCTGCCCTTCAACTACGACGCGAACAACCTCCTTGGGAAAACCAGGAACAAAAGCGCCCTCAAGGCCGAGCTGGGCCTGGAGGACCGCCCCACCTTGGGGGTGGTCTCCCGCTTCGTCTACCAGAAGGGCATAGACCTGATTGCCCAGGCGGTGGAGGGCCTCCTGGACCTGGGGGTCAACCTGGTGGTGCTGGGCAGCGGAGAGGCCGAGCTCGAGCACACCTTTAGCCGGCTCAGCGCCCAGCACCGAGGGCGTTTGGCCTATGTGCAGGGCTACCACGAGGCCTTGGCCCACCGCATTTACGCCGGTGCGGATGCTTTCTTGATGCCCTCGCGCTTTGAGCCCTGCGGCCTGGCCCAGCTTATCGCCATGCGCTACGGAACCCCCCCCATCGTGCGGGCGGTGGGGGGGCTTTTGGATACGGTGCGGCACTGGGAGACCGGCTTCATGTTTGAGACCGCAGACGCAGGGGGGATTCTCCACGGGGTGCGGGAGTTCTTAAAGCACCCCGACCTGGAGGCGGTGGCCAGGAGCGCCATGCGGCAGGACTTTTCCTGGGAGAACCCGGCCCGGGCCTATCAGCACCTCTACCAGCGGCTCTTGGGCCAGCCGGCCTAG
- a CDS encoding MalY/PatB family protein — MQLELPAHLLRDPHGYSLKWHFYPPDVLPLWVADMDFPVAEAILRAVEERLRLGLGYPPPRGDGELLERIVEDQAGKGLKDLSPENLLLTSSVVPGIYASVLALSSPGDEVIIQVPVYPPFLNALREHQREVRYNPLQPTTQGWAIDFEQLERLVTPRTRLLMLCNPQNPTGRVFRREELLRLAEFALEHRLWVMVDELWADLVFERDHVPLASLGPEIAQRTVTLTGPGKAYNTAGLGGGVVISHNPRLLAALAQVLKGLGGHPNVLSMAAWRAALEHGRPWLEAVRAQLRANRDFLSAFLQSRLPQVGYTPPEGTYLAWLDFRQALGEEAYQKVLERGRVGLSDGRAFGPFYAGWLRLNFATSQKVLAEALERIAGVVEGV; from the coding sequence ATGCAGCTCGAGCTCCCCGCTCACCTCCTGCGCGACCCTCACGGCTACAGCCTCAAGTGGCACTTCTACCCCCCAGATGTGCTGCCGCTTTGGGTGGCCGACATGGACTTTCCTGTTGCCGAGGCCATCCTCCGGGCGGTGGAGGAGCGGTTGCGGCTCGGGTTGGGCTACCCCCCCCCGCGAGGGGATGGAGAGCTTTTGGAGCGCATCGTGGAAGATCAGGCCGGCAAGGGCCTGAAGGACCTCAGCCCGGAGAACCTGCTCCTCACCAGCTCGGTGGTGCCCGGCATCTATGCCAGCGTGCTGGCTTTGAGCAGCCCCGGGGATGAGGTGATTATCCAGGTTCCGGTCTACCCTCCCTTCCTGAACGCGCTGCGGGAGCACCAGCGGGAGGTGCGCTACAACCCCTTGCAGCCCACCACCCAGGGCTGGGCCATCGACTTCGAGCAGCTCGAGCGGCTGGTCACCCCCCGCACCCGGCTTTTGATGCTCTGCAACCCGCAAAACCCCACCGGCCGGGTTTTCCGGCGGGAGGAGCTTTTGCGGCTGGCCGAGTTTGCCCTGGAGCACCGGCTTTGGGTGATGGTGGACGAATTATGGGCCGATTTGGTCTTTGAAAGAGACCACGTGCCCCTGGCCTCCCTTGGTCCTGAGATTGCCCAGCGCACCGTTACCCTCACCGGTCCTGGCAAGGCCTACAACACCGCCGGGCTGGGGGGCGGGGTGGTGATCAGCCACAACCCCAGGCTCCTCGCAGCCCTGGCCCAGGTGCTCAAGGGCCTGGGGGGGCACCCCAATGTGCTCTCCATGGCGGCCTGGCGGGCAGCTTTGGAGCATGGGCGACCCTGGCTGGAGGCGGTGCGGGCCCAGCTTCGGGCCAACCGCGATTTTCTGAGCGCTTTTCTGCAAAGCCGGCTGCCCCAGGTAGGCTACACGCCCCCGGAGGGCACCTACCTGGCCTGGCTCGATTTCCGCCAGGCTTTGGGGGAGGAGGCCTACCAGAAGGTGCTCGAGCGGGGCCGGGTGGGCCTGAGCGACGGGCGAGCTTTTGGGCCTTTTTACGCCGGCTGGCTTAGGCTCAACTTTGCTACCAGCCAAAAGGTGCTGGCAGAGGCGCTGGAGCGCATCGCCGGGGTGGTGGAGGGGGTATGA
- a CDS encoding diguanylate cyclase encodes MAEIWRWEVPLGGKMLYERRSEAPRCSAMTRHNLDPYATLEVADPLEGLRLRVTLWLLPMGAAAALAAWGFSVAAGKLNLLDRWLLWPLALCFLLLEIYLLRNPERIRQVWQLALVLIGVYELGAVYYEASHFLHRRDGISPALLWFPVVYLMAFVLLRRRQALYFSLGYLGLGVLLGGLGLLQSPQINHTALNTTLQFVLSNLAFLMLLFVLAYLRRYYAQMHQMAHTDALTGLLNRRGMQEVLELELERARRYGQPLALLLADIDRFKLVNDTYGHSVGDQVLREVAARLQRHLRENDVLARWGGEEFLLLAPGTDLPQAQRLAQRLLEVVRQSPLTGVSVTLSIGVAAYRPGDTPAALLSRADEAMYRAKGGGRDQVVAEEGEEFLPRGLEG; translated from the coding sequence ATGGCTGAGATTTGGCGTTGGGAGGTGCCCCTAGGAGGTAAGATGCTCTACGAGCGGCGTTCTGAAGCTCCCCGGTGTTCCGCTATGACCCGCCATAACCTCGATCCCTACGCCACCTTGGAGGTAGCCGACCCCTTGGAGGGCCTGCGCCTCAGGGTGACCCTTTGGCTTCTGCCCATGGGAGCGGCAGCAGCCCTGGCGGCTTGGGGGTTTTCGGTGGCTGCGGGTAAGCTCAACTTGCTGGATCGCTGGCTGCTCTGGCCGCTGGCCCTGTGCTTTTTGCTGCTGGAAATCTACCTTCTGCGCAACCCCGAGCGCATCCGCCAGGTCTGGCAGTTGGCCCTGGTCTTGATAGGCGTGTACGAGCTTGGGGCGGTGTACTACGAGGCTTCCCATTTCCTGCACCGCCGCGATGGCATCAGCCCTGCTTTGCTCTGGTTTCCCGTGGTCTACCTGATGGCCTTCGTGCTCCTAAGGCGCCGCCAGGCCCTGTACTTCTCCCTGGGCTACCTGGGGCTGGGGGTTTTGCTGGGGGGGCTGGGTCTGCTCCAAAGCCCGCAGATCAACCACACCGCCCTCAACACCACCCTGCAGTTTGTGCTTTCCAACCTAGCCTTCCTGATGCTCCTTTTCGTGCTGGCCTATTTGCGCCGCTACTACGCCCAAATGCACCAGATGGCCCACACCGACGCCCTCACCGGCCTGCTCAACCGGCGGGGCATGCAGGAGGTGTTGGAGCTCGAGCTGGAGCGGGCCCGGCGCTATGGGCAGCCCCTGGCCCTGCTGCTGGCCGATATAGACCGCTTCAAGCTGGTCAACGACACCTACGGCCACTCGGTGGGCGACCAGGTTTTGCGCGAGGTGGCGGCCCGGTTGCAGCGGCACCTGCGGGAGAACGACGTGCTGGCCCGCTGGGGCGGGGAGGAGTTCTTGTTGCTGGCCCCCGGAACCGACCTGCCCCAGGCCCAGCGCCTGGCCCAGCGGCTTTTGGAGGTGGTGCGCCAGAGTCCGCTGACCGGGGTTTCCGTCACGCTGAGCATCGGGGTGGCCGCCTATCGGCCCGGGGATACCCCAGCAGCCCTTTTGAGCCGGGCCGACGAGGCCATGTACCGGGCCAAGGGGGGTGGACGGGACCAGGTGGTGGCGGAGGAGGGCGAGGAGTTCCTGCCACGGGGGTTGGAGGGCTGA
- a CDS encoding ribonuclease HII — protein sequence MKAPLEAEWWDLGLRVAGVDEAGRGAWAGPVVAAAVILPGPGAYPFADSKTLTPAERAALESLVKEVALAFAVGWASHEEVDRLGVLQATHQAALRALAQLTPRPQALLTDYLRLEPVWRTYAETPTAPLCAPPKADRLSPSVAAASILAKQARDRYMEALEARYPGYGFAQHKGYGTPQHQAALRHLGPCPEHRLRFAPVARLGPFEPG from the coding sequence ATGAAAGCACCTTTGGAGGCCGAGTGGTGGGACCTGGGGCTGCGGGTGGCCGGGGTGGATGAGGCCGGGCGGGGGGCCTGGGCCGGACCGGTGGTGGCAGCGGCGGTAATCCTGCCCGGTCCCGGGGCCTACCCCTTTGCCGACTCCAAGACCCTCACCCCCGCCGAGCGCGCAGCGCTGGAAAGCCTCGTAAAGGAGGTGGCCCTGGCCTTCGCGGTGGGCTGGGCCAGCCACGAAGAGGTCGACCGGCTGGGCGTGCTGCAGGCCACCCATCAAGCCGCCCTGCGGGCCCTGGCCCAGCTCACACCCCGACCCCAGGCCCTCCTGACCGACTACCTGCGCCTGGAACCCGTTTGGCGGACCTACGCCGAGACCCCCACCGCCCCCCTCTGCGCCCCTCCCAAGGCCGACCGGCTAAGCCCCAGCGTGGCTGCGGCCAGCATCCTGGCCAAGCAAGCCCGCGACCGCTACATGGAGGCCCTGGAGGCGCGCTACCCTGGCTACGGCTTCGCCCAGCACAAGGGCTACGGCACCCCCCAGCACCAGGCCGCCCTCAGGCACCTGGGCCCCTGCCCTGAACACCGCCTGCGCTTTGCCCCGGTGGCCCGGCTGGGCCCTTTTGAACCGGGCTAG
- a CDS encoding DUF4384 domain-containing protein — translation MRKVLLVVLGLLAGCAPSSVTVGLGLRLELSPVITRFEPDRGPGSSYRVGESVRFWLSLTRPGYITLAAIDPDGVAYEFDRLFLNPGTHLLSGPPGYRYELRPPLGLQRVRAIYTDTPHPPGLVLRGRYTASGWEQQTYLYIERSGSRVRDIAETYFYIR, via the coding sequence ATGCGCAAGGTGCTGCTGGTGGTGTTGGGGCTCCTGGCGGGCTGTGCGCCCAGTTCCGTAACAGTGGGGCTGGGGCTGCGCCTCGAGCTCAGCCCCGTCATCACCCGGTTCGAGCCCGACCGGGGACCCGGCTCCAGTTACCGGGTCGGCGAAAGCGTAAGGTTCTGGCTGAGCCTTACCCGACCGGGCTACATCACCCTGGCGGCCATAGACCCCGACGGGGTGGCCTACGAATTCGACCGGCTCTTCCTCAACCCGGGGACCCACCTCCTCTCGGGCCCCCCTGGCTACCGCTACGAGCTCCGCCCTCCTCTGGGCCTCCAGCGGGTGCGGGCCATCTACACCGATACCCCTCATCCCCCCGGCCTTGTGCTGCGGGGCCGCTATACCGCCTCGGGCTGGGAGCAGCAGACCTACCTCTACATCGAACGTAGTGGCTCGAGGGTGCGCGACATCGCCGAGACCTACTTCTACATCCGCTAG
- a CDS encoding TRAP transporter substrate-binding protein, translated as MKRREFLKKAGIGAVAASSVFGPVYAQTQPRIRWRMATSWPRSLDTLFGGAELVARRVSELTEGRFEIQVFPAGELAPGLQVLDVVQAGNVEMGHTANYYYIGKSPSLAFDTGLPFGLNPRQQNAWLYFGGGLQAMQRVIADFNAITFPAGNTGVQMGGWFRREIRGPEDLRGLRFRIPGLGGQVMSRLGATVQTLPGGEIYLALERGAIDGAEWVGPYDDERLGLHRAARFYYYPGWWEPGSTVSTIVNLERWRSLPKAYQEAIISASREANDSVMAEYDAKNAPALARLVRAGTQLRPYPTSVLQAANQAATALYDEIAARDATFRGIYEGWRRFRDETRRWFATNEFRYDDFVRTLR; from the coding sequence ATGAAGCGACGCGAGTTTCTGAAAAAGGCAGGGATTGGCGCGGTAGCCGCCAGCAGCGTTTTCGGCCCGGTCTATGCCCAGACCCAGCCCCGCATCCGCTGGCGCATGGCCACGAGCTGGCCCCGCTCGCTGGACACCCTCTTTGGGGGAGCCGAGCTGGTGGCTAGGCGGGTCTCTGAGCTGACCGAGGGGCGCTTCGAGATCCAGGTCTTCCCTGCAGGGGAGCTGGCACCGGGATTGCAAGTGCTAGATGTGGTACAGGCCGGCAACGTGGAAATGGGCCACACCGCCAACTATTACTATATTGGCAAGAGCCCCTCGCTGGCCTTCGACACCGGGTTGCCCTTCGGCCTCAACCCCCGGCAGCAGAACGCCTGGCTCTACTTCGGCGGGGGTCTGCAGGCCATGCAGCGGGTGATCGCCGACTTCAACGCCATCACCTTCCCCGCCGGCAACACCGGGGTGCAGATGGGCGGCTGGTTCCGCCGGGAGATCCGCGGCCCGGAGGACCTCAGGGGGCTGCGCTTCCGCATCCCCGGCCTAGGTGGCCAGGTGATGAGCCGGCTGGGCGCAACGGTGCAGACCCTGCCCGGGGGCGAGATCTATCTGGCCCTCGAGCGTGGGGCCATCGACGGGGCTGAGTGGGTAGGCCCCTACGACGACGAAAGGCTGGGGCTGCACAGGGCTGCCCGCTTCTACTACTACCCTGGCTGGTGGGAGCCTGGCTCCACGGTCTCGACCATCGTGAACCTCGAGCGCTGGCGCAGCCTGCCCAAGGCCTATCAGGAGGCTATCATCAGCGCCAGCCGCGAGGCCAACGACTCGGTCATGGCCGAGTACGATGCCAAGAACGCCCCGGCTCTGGCCCGCCTGGTACGGGCGGGGACCCAGCTCCGGCCCTACCCCACCAGCGTGCTGCAGGCAGCCAACCAAGCCGCCACAGCCCTCTACGACGAGATTGCCGCGCGCGACGCCACCTTCCGCGGCATCTACGAGGGCTGGAGGAGGTTCCGCGACGAGACGCGGCGTTGGTTCGCCACCAACGAGTTCCGCTACGACGACTTCGTGCGGACCCTGCGCTAG
- a CDS encoding cytochrome c, whose translation MKRRLSLLLTSAALALGLGTYLFSAQTAVAQATPLYAQCQGCHQANGAGVPGVFPPLAGHIPEILAVRGGREYLIQVMLYGLQGPITIKGTRYQGVMPAYAQLKDEDIAALLNHISTQWGNRFPAGQQPFTAAEVRAQRAKTMTAAQVLEARNKLGLK comes from the coding sequence TTGAAGCGCAGACTCTCCCTGCTACTCACGTCGGCTGCCCTGGCCTTGGGCCTGGGTACCTATCTGTTCAGCGCGCAAACGGCTGTGGCCCAGGCCACGCCCCTCTACGCCCAGTGCCAGGGCTGCCACCAGGCCAACGGCGCCGGTGTGCCCGGGGTGTTCCCACCTTTGGCCGGCCATATCCCCGAGATTCTGGCGGTTAGGGGAGGGCGGGAGTACCTGATCCAGGTGATGCTCTACGGCCTGCAGGGCCCCATCACCATCAAGGGCACGAGGTACCAAGGGGTGATGCCGGCCTACGCCCAGCTCAAGGATGAAGACATTGCCGCTTTGCTGAACCACATCTCCACCCAGTGGGGCAACAGGTTCCCGGCCGGCCAGCAGCCCTTTACCGCGGCTGAGGTCAGGGCCCAGCGGGCCAAGACCATGACCGCGGCCCAGGTGTTGGAGGCCCGCAACAAGCTTGGGCTTAAGTAG
- a CDS encoding YqhA family protein gives MSRIEQLIQSLLWQARWVMLLPVAGLLAGAVYFALQTGLEVWQALSSGSVEKALPLMVGAVDLALLASVLIIFALGLYELFIAEVNPMKGSLNVLVVRSLNDLKTKLGQVIMMILVVKFFEKALAFSPKGALDFLFYAGAVALLGAALWLVQARDKPEK, from the coding sequence TTGAGTCGCATCGAGCAGCTCATCCAAAGCCTGCTCTGGCAGGCCCGCTGGGTGATGCTCCTACCGGTGGCAGGGCTGCTTGCCGGAGCGGTGTATTTCGCGCTGCAGACCGGGCTCGAGGTCTGGCAGGCCCTGAGCTCGGGTAGTGTGGAGAAAGCCCTGCCGCTTATGGTGGGGGCGGTAGACCTGGCCCTTCTGGCCTCGGTGCTCATCATCTTTGCCCTTGGGCTTTACGAGCTTTTCATCGCCGAGGTGAACCCCATGAAAGGTAGCCTCAATGTGCTGGTGGTCAGGAGCCTCAACGACCTCAAGACCAAGCTGGGCCAGGTCATCATGATGATCCTGGTGGTCAAGTTCTTTGAAAAAGCCCTGGCATTCTCGCCCAAAGGGGCCCTGGACTTCCTCTTCTACGCCGGCGCGGTGGCCCTCTTGGGGGCTGCTCTTTGGCTGGTTCAGGCCCGGGATAAGCCGGAAAAATAA
- the fba gene encoding class II fructose-1,6-bisphosphate aldolase, producing MPLALGKDVLNKARREGYAVPSFNTNNLEITQAILETAEALKAPVFIQVSDGARKYAGLENLANLVKDMASRVSVPVVLHLDHGADYKMVLQALRAGFTSVMIDASHHPFEENVRETKKCVEAAHAVGVSVEAELGRLQGIEDNIVVDAKDAFLTDPEEAERFVEATGIDYLAIAIGTSHGAYKGKGRPYIDHARLEQIAARVSIPLVLHGSSGVPQWLKDKMSATGADLGDPTGIHDDDIRRAIPNGIAKINIDTDLRLAFTAGIREVVMGNPREFDPRKLLGKGREYLKQIIKEKFELMGTVGRA from the coding sequence ATGCCGTTGGCCCTAGGTAAAGACGTCCTCAACAAAGCGCGGCGCGAAGGCTACGCCGTGCCCAGCTTCAACACCAACAACCTAGAGATCACCCAGGCCATCCTCGAGACCGCCGAGGCCCTCAAGGCCCCGGTCTTCATCCAGGTCTCGGATGGGGCCCGGAAGTACGCGGGCTTGGAGAACCTGGCCAACCTGGTCAAGGACATGGCCAGCCGGGTCAGCGTGCCGGTGGTGCTGCACCTCGACCACGGCGCCGACTACAAGATGGTGCTGCAGGCCCTTCGCGCTGGGTTTACCAGCGTGATGATTGACGCCTCGCACCACCCCTTTGAAGAAAACGTGCGCGAGACCAAAAAGTGCGTGGAGGCCGCGCACGCGGTGGGGGTGAGCGTGGAGGCTGAGCTGGGGCGCCTGCAGGGCATCGAGGACAACATCGTGGTGGACGCCAAGGACGCCTTCCTCACCGACCCCGAGGAGGCCGAGCGCTTTGTGGAAGCCACCGGAATCGACTACCTGGCCATCGCCATCGGCACCTCGCATGGGGCCTACAAGGGCAAGGGGCGGCCCTATATCGACCATGCTCGGCTCGAGCAGATTGCCGCGCGGGTTTCCATTCCCCTCGTCCTGCACGGCTCCTCGGGGGTGCCGCAGTGGCTCAAGGACAAGATGAGCGCCACCGGGGCTGATCTGGGCGACCCCACCGGCATCCACGACGACGATATCCGCCGGGCTATTCCGAACGGCATCGCCAAAATCAACATTGACACCGACCTGCGCCTGGCCTTCACCGCTGGCATCCGCGAGGTGGTGATGGGCAACCCCAGGGAGTTCGACCCCCGGAAGCTTCTGGGCAAGGGGCGGGAGTACTTGAAGCAGATTATCAAGGAAAAGTTCGAGCTGATGGGCACGGTGGGACGGGCTTGA
- the rpe gene encoding ribulose-phosphate 3-epimerase — MPKLRVAPSILTADFARLGEQIQEAEAAGVDWIHLDVMDGRFVPNLTFGPLVVEAIRRVTRLPLDVHLMIVEPERYLKDFAQAGADWITVHAEATPHAHRAVQQVKELGKKAGLAINPATPLEALLPLLPELDLALIMSVNPGFGGQKYIPASTERIRRLAVLREHLNPGCLIEVDGGIKPENVAEVYRAGADVVVAGSALFNNRPVAENMEKLLGEAYAVGPR; from the coding sequence ATGCCTAAACTGCGGGTGGCGCCCTCCATCCTCACCGCCGACTTCGCCCGGCTGGGCGAGCAGATTCAGGAGGCCGAGGCGGCGGGGGTGGACTGGATCCACCTGGATGTGATGGACGGGCGCTTTGTGCCCAACCTGACCTTTGGGCCCTTGGTGGTGGAGGCCATTCGCAGGGTTACCCGGCTCCCGCTGGACGTGCACCTGATGATTGTGGAGCCGGAGCGCTACCTGAAGGACTTCGCCCAGGCTGGGGCGGACTGGATCACGGTGCACGCTGAGGCCACCCCCCACGCCCACCGCGCGGTGCAGCAGGTCAAGGAACTGGGCAAAAAGGCTGGGCTGGCCATCAACCCGGCTACGCCGCTGGAGGCCCTGCTGCCCCTCCTGCCCGAACTCGACCTGGCCCTCATCATGAGTGTGAACCCCGGCTTTGGCGGGCAGAAGTACATTCCCGCCAGTACCGAGCGCATCCGTCGGCTGGCCGTGTTGCGCGAGCACCTGAATCCAGGCTGCCTGATTGAGGTGGACGGGGGCATCAAGCCCGAGAACGTGGCCGAGGTCTACCGGGCCGGGGCTGATGTGGTGGTGGCGGGGAGTGCCTTGTTTAACAACCGGCCGGTGGCCGAGAATATGGAGAAGCTGTTAGGAGAAGCCTATGCCGTTGGCCCTAGGTAA